One Pseudomonas sp. B21_DOA genomic window, ATGGTTGAAAGCGCAGGGTTACGAACTGGGTGAGTTGATCGCAGCGGTGGCGGCGAGTGCCGAGCGCGGGGAGGTGCTGCCGACCTCGGTGCTGCGCGCCAACATCTGACACACCCCAATCAAATGTGGGAGCGGGCTTGCTCGCGAAGGCGGTGTGTCAGGCGATAAACGAATCGACTGAAACGACGCTTTCGCGAGCAAGCCCGCTCCCACAGGGGTGTGTTGTGTCAGCTAATGCTGATTAGTCAGTGAGACCGAGGATATCCCGCGCCACCGCCTCGGCAATGCGAATCCCGTCGACACCCGCCGAGAGAATTCCGCCGGCGTAGCCCGCGCCTTCACCGGCCGGGAACAGGCCTTTGACGTTCATGCTCTGCAGCGACTCGTTGCGGGTGATGCGCAGCGGCGACGAAGTGCGCGTCTCGATTCCCGTCAGCACCGCGTCGTGCAGCGAATAACCGCGAATCTGCTTCTCGAACGCCGGCAAGGCTTCACGGATCGCCTCAATGGCAAAGTCCGGCAGCGCCAGCGCCAGATCGCCCAGCGCGACGCCCGGCTTGTACGAAGGCTCGACTTCGCCCAGCTCGGTCGACGGCTTGCCGTTGATGAAGTCGCCAACCAGTTGCGCCGGGGCCTTGTAGTCGCTGCCGCCAAGGATGAATGCGTGGGACTCGAGGCGCTCCTGCAACTCGATACCGGCGAGCGGGCCGCCCGGATAGTCGACTTCCGGGGTGATGCCGACGACGATGCCGGAGTTGGCATTACGCTCGTTACGCGAGTACTGGCTCATGCCATTGGTGACAACGCGATTCGGTTCCGACGTCGCCGCGACCACAGTGCCGCCCGGGCACATGCAGAAGCTGTACACCGAACGGCCGTTCTTGGCGTGGTGCACCAGTTTGTAATCGGCAGCGCCAAGTTTCGGGTGGCCGGCGTATTTGCCCAGACGCGCGCGGTCGATCAGCGATTGAGGGTGCTCGATGCGGAAACCCACCGAGAACGGCTTGGCTTCCATGAACACGCCACGGGTGTGGAGCATGCGGAAGGTGTCGCGGGCGCTGTGGCCGAGGGCCAGGACCACGTGTCTGGAATGCAGGGTTTCGCCGCTGGCCAGCTGCACGCCGACCAGTTGGCCGTTTTCGATCAGCACGTCGCTGACGCGCTCCTGGAAGCGCACTTCACCGCCCAGTTCGCGGATCTGCTCGCGCATGTTTTCGACCATACCGGTCAGGCGGAACGTACCGATGTGCGGCTTGCTGACGTAGAGGATTTCTTCCGGCGCGCCGGCCTTGACGAACTCGTGCAGGACTTTGCGGCCGAGGAATTTCGGGTCCTTGATCTGGCTGTACAGCTTGCCGTCGGAGAACGTACCCGCGCCACCCTCGCCGAACTGCACGTTGGACTCGGGGTTGAGCACGCTTTTGCGCCAAAGGCCCCAGGTGTCCTTGGTGCGCTGACGGACTTCGGTGCCGCGCTCGAGAATGATCGGTTTGAAGCCCATTTGCGCCAGCAGCAGACCGGCGAAGATGCCGCACGGGCCGAAACCGACGACGATCGGCCGCTGGCCGAGATCGCTCGGGGCCTGACCGACGAATTTATAGCTGACATCCGGTGCCACATTGACGTTACGGTCGTCGGCGAACTTGCCCAACACCCGGGCCTCGTCGCGTACGTTGAGGTCGATGGTGTAGATGAAGCACAGTTCGGAGGACTTTTGCGCGCGTCATAGCTGCGCTTGAACAAGGTGAAATCGAGCAGATCATCGCTGGCGATGCCCAGACGCTGCACGATAGCGGCGCGCAGGTCTTCTTCGGGATGGTCGATTGGCAGCTTGAGTTCAGTGATTCGTAACATGGCGGGGATCCGGATTCGCGGGGCGCACAACTGCGCCAAGGCGTTTGAAGGCGGCGATTATAAGCCGCCGCGAGCGGATCCGTGGGAGAAAAACGATCAGTCGTTGCGTGCGCCGCCGAAATAGCCGCAGCCGCGCTGCACCTGACCGTCGATGCGCAACTCGGCGCTCATGTGCTGCACGCTGCCGGTGCTGCTGTCGACGCAGCGCTGTGGCGCGACCCACAATTCAATGCGCTGGTTGTTGGCTTCGCTGCTGAGATTGAAGCGGCCGTCGCCCAGTTGTTCTTCCACATACGGCACGGCCAGCGGCGGCTGGCCGTCGCGCTCGATGACCATGCCTTTGCCGCTGACCTTGACGTTCCACTCCGGGGCATGGCCGGCGGCGCGCAGGATCAGCAGTTTGAAATTCGGGTCATCGCAGGCCGTGCCCGAGCGTTCTACACGATACAACTGGCCGAGGTCGAGACGATCGCCGGAGACCTTGCCGCGCACATCGGCAAACAGCTTGCCCTGCTCGTCGGCAAGGGTGGCGGCCTCTTGCAGGACGCTGGTGCCGCCGATGTCGTTGACCACCAGTTGCCGCTGATCCTGGCACGGCTGGAACACCAGTTTGCCGTCGGCGGCGGTCAGTTGCCCCTGCATGCGCGTTTGCCCGGCATGGGACACACTTTGCCGCTGACCGTCGAACAACTGGCAGGCGGCAAACAACGGCAGCAGGGCAACGAGGACGATCGAACGGGCAACACGCATCTTTGGCTCTCCAGACAAGTGCTGCCACGTTACGCAGCCTGACCGTTCATCACAAGGGCCTTAACCCACGTGAAATGTCTGACCGGTTTGCAGGCCTTCGACACTTTTCGCGTAGGCCAATGCCACTTCCGCTGCAGGAACCGACTTGAAGCCACGGAAGTAGGGCGCGTATTTGCCCAGGGCTTCGGTCAGCACGGTCGGGCTCACCGAGTTCACCCGCAGGCCACGCGGCAGCTCGATGGCGGCGGCGCGGACGAAGCTGTCGAGCGCGCCGTTGACCAGCGCTGCCGAGGCGCCGCTGCGAATCGGGTCGTGGCTGAGCACGCCGGTGGTAAAGGTGAACGAGGCGCCGTCATTGGCGAACTCGCGGCCGATCAGCAGCAGATTGACCTGGCCCATCAGCTTGTCTTTCAGGCCGAGGGCGAAGCTGTCCCCAGTCATCTCGTCCAGCGCTGCAAACGTCACGTTGCCCGCCGCGCAGATCAACGCATCGAACTTACCGGTCTGTTCGAACAGCTTGCGGATCGACGTGCTGTCGCTGATATCCACTTGCAAGTCACCGCTGTTGCGGCCGATACGAATGACCTCGTGGCGTTGCGACAACTCTTTGTCCACCGCCGAACCGATGGTGCCGCCTGCGCCTATCAACAGAATTTTCATCGAGCTGTACCTTATGTGTGTGAATGAGGTTTTAGTCTAGAGTGGTTTTTTCTGCGGATAAGCGCACTAATAGGCAACCTTTGGTTTTCAAATGGAAACAATCCATGAGCGAAATGGATGACCTTGCTGCGTTTGCCGTGCTGATCGAGGCCGGCAGTTTTACCTTGGCCGCGCAACAGTTGGGATGCAGCAAGGGCCAGTTGTCCAAGCGCATCAGCCAGCTCGAAGCCCAATTCAGTGTGGTCTTGCTACAGCGCACCACCCGGCGCTTGAGCCTGACGGCGGCGGGGGCGGCGCTGCTGCCGCAGGCGCAGGCGCTGGTGGCTCAAGTCGAACGCGCGCGGCAGGCTTTGGCACGTTTGAAGGACGACATGGCCGGCCCCGTACGCATGACGGTTCCGGTTTCGCTCGGCGAGACCTTCTTCGATGGCTTGTTGCTGGAGTTTTCCGGGCAATACCCGGAGGTGCAGATCGAGTTGGAGCTGAACAACAGCTATCGCGATCTGGCCCGCGATGGCTTTGATCTGGCGATTCGTGCCGAAGTGGCCAATGACGATCGGCTGGTGGCCAAGCCGCTGTTGGCGTGGCACGAAATGACCTGCGCCAGCCCGGCCTACCTCGAGCGCTTCGGCGTGCCGGCGACGCCGCATGCCTTGGCCGAGCATCGTTGTCTGCTCAACAGCCATTACAGCGGCCGCGAAGAATGGCTGTATCACCAGCAGCACGAGTTGTTGCGGGTGCGGGTTTCGGGTCCGTTTGCCAGCAATCACTACAGCCTGTTGAAGAAAGCAGCGCTGTCCGGTGCCGGCATCGCCCGTTTGCCGTCGTATCTGCTGCAAACCGAATTGGCTGACGGCCGCTTGCGCTGGCTGCTGCGCGATTACCAGACACGACGGATGCCGATGTATCTGGTGCACCCGTATCAGGGGGATTGCCGAAACGCACGCAGGTGTTGGCGGATTATTTGATGGGCTGGTTCAAGCGCAGTGGCGAGGCGCTGGATCGACTCCAGCGCTGATGTGATTTCCTGTGGGAGCGAGCCTGCTCGCGAATGCGTCAGTATCAGTCGATACCGATGTTGAATGACACACCGCTTTCGCGAGCAGGCTCGCTCCCACAGGGGGATCTTATTTTGCGAAACGGCGGGCAAACAGGTGATCGATCGACAATTTGCCCGGCCCGGTCGCCATCAGGTACAGCAACACCGCCGCCCAGGTGCCGTGGGTCGGGTAGGCATCCGGGTAGACGAACAGTTGGATAGTCAGGGTCATGCCGAGCAGTGCCAGCGCCGAAAACCGCGTCGCCAGGCCGAGCAGGATCAGCAGCGGAAACACATGCTCGGCAAACGCCGCCAGATGCGCGGCAATTTCCGGCGACAGCAGCGGCAGGTGGTACTCGCTTTGAAACAGCGGAATCGTCGAGTCCGCCAATCGCGGCCAGCCCAGTTCAAAAGTGCCGTCAATCAAATCGACGGCCAGTCCTTCGACCTTGGTTTGCCCGGATTTCCAGAACACGGCAGCAATGGAAGAACGCGCGACCAAAGCAATCAGGCTGTGCGGGATTTTTTCGAACAACGCGATGACGCGCAGGATAAAAGCGTTCATGGCAACTCCTTGTAATTGAGCTGGGTGATCGCGTTATGCGCAATCAGTAAGGCGAGGGTTTGGGCGAGATCGAACGGCGGGCTGTTCCCTGCCGCCGCGAGCAGTGGCGAGCCCTGTAGCAGATGATGAAGGAACACGCTCGCACCCGGCTCAAGCGCAAACACCTCAACGTCGAGACCATTGCGCAGCACCAGAGCGTGCTGGCCTTGATTGAGGCCAATGCCCGCCAGACTTTGCTCCTGCTGGTGCGCGGCCCAGATCGCGACAACGGCGTAGGCTGAGTCGAGCAGGTGCAGCGAGGGATGCAGTTCGAAACACAGCTCACTCAGCGACTGCGGATCGGCCAGCGCGGTGCTGACTTGCTCCGGCCGGATTGGCTGCGCATCGGCGGCGTGGTAGGCGAGGGTGCGCAAGTGCTCGAGTCGCGCAACATCGGCCACATAGGGCACACCGGCGATGGGTTCGAATTGCCCGATGAAATCGGCGAAGTCTTCGCCGTAGCGGCTCATCAACGGACTTTGCGGCGGCTGACCGCGTACGAAAATCGCCGCCATGGCGCGGAAGAATTCCTCACCGACCAACTGCTGCACCACCGGGTAGCTATCGGCCAGCGCATTGATCAGCGAACTCTGCACGTTGTTGCGGTACACCGCGAAACGTCGCGACGGATCAGCGCCATTGCGGCTGCACAGGCCCTTGGGATACGGCAGTTGCACATTGAGCAGGGCGGCGGCGAAGTCCGCTTGCGTACTCATGCCGCACGCTCCGCGCGGCGCAACAGCTTTTCGGCTTGCTGTGCTTCGGCGAGCAATACGTCAAAGGCCGGCACGTGATTATCACGTTCAATCAGCGTCGCCATCGGGCCAGTCCGTTGCAGCACCCGGCGGTACAGATTCCAGACGGCCTGATCAATCGGCGCGCCGTGATCGTCGATCAGCAAACGATCGCCGAGGTTGTCACAATCTTCAGCGAAGCCGGCCAGATGAATCTCGCCGACCGCGTGCAATGGCAGTGCGTCGAGGTAGGCGAGCGGATCACGCTGATGATTGATGCACGACACGTAGACGTTGTTGACGTCGAGCAACAAGCCACAGCCGCTGCGGCGGATCACTTCGGCGATGAACACGGGCTCGTCGATCGTCGAATGCTCAAACGCCAGATAGGTCGCCGGGTTTTCCAGCAGCATCGGACGTTTGAGCGTGTTCTGCACTTGGTCGATGTGCGTGCAGACGCGATTGAGCGTCGGCGTGTCATAGGCCAGTGGCAGCAGATCATTGAGGAACACCGGGCCGTGGCTCGACCACGCCAGATGTTCGGAAAAGGCTTGCGGTTGATAGCGCTCGATCAGCTCGGCGAGGCGTTTGAGGTGCTGGCTGTCCAGCGAACCCTCGCCACCGATCGACAGTCCCACGCCGTGCAATGACAGCGGGTACTGCTCGCGAATCAGACCGAGAAAGTGATGAAACGGGCCGCCGGCCACCATGTAGTTTTCGGCGTGGACCTCGAAGAACCCGAGGTCCGGTACGGAGCCGAGCACTTCGAGGAAGTGCCCGTTCTTGAGCCCCAGCCCGGCACGGGCAGGGAGCTCGGAACGAGCTGCCTGAGTGCGCGGCAGGGACGGTTCGTGTTGATTGAACATGGGCGTCACTCAGGCAGGCCGTGGATCAGGACTTGGCTTTGAAGGCTTCGAGCTGACCGAAACCGGTCGGCGAGGTTTTGCTTTCGGTGGTGGCGCAGGTGCCTTTCGGAACGAGTTTCCAGGCGTTGGCCTGATAGTCCATTTTCGCCGTGCCGGCGCAGGTAGTCCCGGCACCTGCGGCGCAATCGTTCTTGCCCTTCATGGCCACGCCGAAGCATTTTTCCATGTTGGCATCGGCGGCCTGGGCGGTGGAGACAGTGGCGATGCTCAGAGCGGAACCGAGGGCCAGAACCAGGGCGGTAGCGGACAGGGTACGGGTAGTCGCAGTCATGATGTTTCTCCAGTTTTTATCAGGGTTTCTGCAAGCGGTTTGCGCTTGCTTGTCCCTCTAGAGAACGGGTGGGGGATGCGTTACAGGCGGGGCGAGAAATTTATAAAAAATTTCGGATTCAGCGGTATTCCTGTGGGAGCGAGCCTGCTCGCGAAGGCGGTGTGACATTCAACATTATTGGTGCGTGATACATCGCTTTCGCGAGCAGGCTCGCTCCCACAGAGGATCGGTGTTTATCGTTTGGGCATAAAAAACGGCCCGAAGGCCGTTTTGTTGTTCAGCGATAACACTCAACCGCCGAGATACGCCTCGCGTACTTTCGGGTCGGTCAGCAGCGCTTCACCGGTGCCTTGCATGACCACGCGGCCGTTCTCCAGAACGTAGGCGCGGTCGGCGATTTTCAGTGCCTGGTTGGCGTTCTGCTCGACCAGGAACACCGTCACACCGTCCTTGCGCAGCTGTTCGATGATGTCGAAGATTTGCTGGATGATGATCGGCGCCAGACCCAGCGATGGCTCGTCGAGCAGCAGCAGCTTGGGCTTGCTCATCAGCGCGCGGCCGATGGCGAGCATTTGCTGTTCGCCGCCGGACATGGTGCCGCCGCGCTGGTTGAAGCGCTCTTTCAGGCGTGGGAAAAGTCCGAGAACCTTATCCATCTGTTCCTGATAGTCGCCCTTGTCGGTGAAGAAACCGCCCATCGACAGGTTCTCTTCCACGGTCAGACGGGCAAACACACGACGACCTTCCGGGACCACGGCAATGCTCTTGCGCATGATCTGCGACGAGTCTTGGCCGACCAGTTCCTCACCCATGTAGCGAATGCTGCCGCTGTGCGCCTGCGGCGAACCGCACAGCGTCATCAGCAGCGTGGATTTGCCGGCACCGTTGGCGCCGATCAGCGTGACGATCTCGCCCTGACGGACTTCGACGTTGACGCTGTGCAGCGCCTGGATCTTGCCGTAGAAGGTGGAAACGTTTTCGAACTGCAGCATTTACGCTTCCCCAGGTAGGCTTTGATCACTTCAGGATTGTCGCGGATCTGTTCCGGTGTGCCGTCGGCCAGCGGTGTGCCCTGGTTGATCACGACGATGTGGTCGGAAATGCTCATGACCAGTTTCATGTCGTGCTCGATCAGCAGCACGGTGACGTTGTGCTCTTCGCGCAACACACCGATCAGCGCCTTGAGGTCTTCGGTTTCCTTCGGGTTCAGGCCGGCGGCCGGTTCGTCGAGCATGAGGATCCGCGGGCGGGTCATCATGCAGCGGGCGATTTCCAGACGCCGTTGCTGGCCGTAGGCGAGGGTGCCGGCGGTGCGGTTGGCGAACTCTTTGAGGTTGACCTTTTCCAGCCAGTACTCGGCAAATTCCATCGCCTCGCGCTCGCTTTTGCGGAACGCCGGGGTCTTGAACAGGCCGGACAGGAAGTTGGTGTTCAAGTGACGGTGCTGGGCGATCAAGAGGTTCTCGACCGCGGTCATGTCCTTGAACAAACGCACGTTCTGGAAAGTCCGCACCACGCCTTTGAGGGCGATCTTGTGGCCCGGCAGGCCCTGGATCGGCTCGCCGTCGAGGAGGATGCTGCCGCCGGTAGGCTGATAGAAACCGGTCAGGCAGTTGAACACGGTGGTCTTGCCGGCGCCGTTCGGGCCGATCAGTGCAACCACCTGCTTTTCCTTGACGGTCAGCGCCACGCCGTTGACCGCGAGCAAGCCGCCGAAGCGCATGCTCAGATTGTCGACTTTAAGGATCTCGCGGCTCATTTGCGCAACTCCATGTGTGGGCGTTGCATCGGCAGCAGACCTTGTGGACGCCAGATCATCATCAGCACCATCAGCGCACCGAACATCAACATGCGGTATTCGCTGAACTCACGCATCATTTCCGGCAACAGGATCATCACGATTGCCGCCAGAATCACACCCAGTTGCGAGCCCATGCCACCCAACACGACGATGGCGAGGATGATCGCCGACTCGATGAAGGTGAACGACTCGGGCGTCACCAGACCCTGACGCGCGGCGAAGAAGCTGCCGGCGAAACCGGCGAACGCAGCGCCGAGGGTGAACGCGGAGAGCTTGATCACAGTCGGGTTCAGGCCCAACGCACGGCAAGCGATTTCGTCTTCACGCAGCGCTTCCCACGCACGGCCGATCGGCATGCGCAGCAGACGGTTGATCACGAACAGCGCGGCCAATGCGAGCAACAACGCAACCAGGTAAAGGAAGATCACCTTGTTGATCGAGTTGTATTGCAGGCCGAAATACTCGTGGAAGGTCTGCAAGCCTTCAGCCGCTTTACGCTCGAAAGTCAGGCCGAAGAACGTCGGTTTTTCGATGTTGCTGATGCCGTTCGGGCCACCGGTGATATCGGTCAGGTTACGCAGGAACAGCCGGATGATTTCGCCGAAACCCAAGGTCACGATCGCCAGATAGTCGCCACGCAGACGCAATACCGGGAAGCCCAGCAGGAAGCCGAACGTCGCCGCCATCAGGCCGGCAATCGGCAGGCAGATCCAGAAGCTCAGGCCGTAGTAATGCGACAGCAGCGCGTAGCTGTAGGCACCGACGGCGTAGAAGCCGACGTAACCGAGGTCAAGCAGACCGGCCAGACCGACGACGATGTTCAGGCCCAGGCCGAGCATTACGTAGATCAGGATCAGCGTCGCGATATCCACCGCACCACGGGAGCCGAAGAACGGCCAGACCAGGGCGATCAGAATCAGCGCAATGATGAAATAGCGCTGGGTGGTCGGCAGGGTCAGGAAGTTGCTGGCCTTGGCCGGGATCAGCGGCATGCCCGGCGAGGAGCGCCAGGCTTTGCTGATCTGCTGGTTGAACAGCACGCGCAGGAACATCAGCACCGAGCAGATCGCGATGGTCGCGAGGATGGCCGGGCTGGTGTTGTGCACTTCCAGATTGATGCCGACGATGGTCAGTTTCAGACCGAGTACCGGGTAGGCCACCGCCCACACCAGCAAGGCACTGAAGAGTGCCTGTTTAAGATTCCTAGTCATACTTTCTCAACCTCCGGACGGCCCAGAATGCCGGTCGGACGGAACAACAGCACCAGAACCAGCAGGCCGAACGCAACGACGTCCTTGTACTGGTCGCCGAAGATATCGGCACCGAACGCTTCCGCTACACCCAGCACCAGGCCGCCGAGCATGGCTCCCGGGATGCTGCCGATGCCACCCAGTACCGCGGCGGTGAAGGCCTTGAGGCCGACGAGGAAACCGGCGTTCGGGTTGATCACGCCGTATTGCATGCTCAGCAACACGGCAGCGACCGCCGCCAGCGCAGCACCAATGACGAACGTCAGGGCGATGATGTTGTTGGTGTTGATGCCGAGCAGGTTGGCCATCTTGATGTCCTCGGCACAGGCGCGGCAGGCGCGACCCAGGCGGGAACGAGAGATGAACAGGGTCAGGCCGAGCATGGCGATCACGGTCACCACGAACACCACGATCTGCATGTAGGAAATCAGCACTTCTTGTGCGCCACCTGGGCCGAAGGCGAAGTTGCCCGGGATCAGGTTGGGGATCGCTTTGTCCTTGGAGTCTTGCGCCAGCAGAACGGTGTTCTGCAGGAAGATCGACATACCGATGGCAGAAATCAGCGGGATCAGACGGTTGCTGCCGCGCAGGGGGCGGTAGGCAATACGTTCGATGCTGTAACCGTAGGAACTGGTGACGACGATGCTGGCGATGAACGCCGCGGTCATCAACAGCGGGACACTGTCGAGTCCCATCATGGTCAGCCCGGCGATGGCAATGAACGCCACGTAGGAACCGATCATGTATACCTCGCCGTGGGCGAAGTTGATCATTCCAATGATGCCGTAGACCATCGTGTAGCCGATGGCGATCAGGGCATACATGCTGCCAACGTTGAGGCCGTTAACCAGCTGTTGGAAGAAGTGATAGAGGTCAGGCATTACAGCGCTCCTAAAAACCTGTACGCATTTCACTGGTGGAGTCATTTTCCCGCCCGGCCCCGTGGATCTCTATCCACTTCGAATCCGGGTTTTGCCAGCGAACCGCTGATGACGGTTTTGAGATTTTCAGGGGGCCGACTGGCGGATCACGCCAGCGCGGCCCTTACATTCGCAAAACAAAGCCCACGGCACGCCGTGGGCTTTATTGGCAGTCAGTCGGGCAAGGCCTTACTGAGGCGAAACTTCGGTTTTAGGTTTGCCGTTGTGCCACTCGTACACGACAAATTTGAAGTCCTTCAGGTCGCCCTTGTCGTCGAAGCTCAGGTCGCCGGTCGGGGTCTTGAACGAACCGGCGTGGATGGCTTCAGCCACTTTGGTCGCATCTTCGGACTTGGCCGCCTTGATGCCTTCGGCAATCACGGTCACTGCCGAGTAGGACGGGAACACGAACGGACCGCTCGGATCTTCCTTCTTGGCTTTGAACGCGTCAGCCAGGGCCACGTTGGCCGGATCCTGGTCGAAGGATTTCGGCAGGGTCACCAGCAGGCCTTCGGACGCGTCCTTGGCGATCTGGGTGATCGAGTCGTTACCCACGCCTTCCGGACCCATGAACTTGGCTTTCAGGCCTTTTTCCTGAGCCTGACGCAGGATCAGACCCAGCTCCGGGTGGTAGCCGCCGTAGTAGACGAAATCGACACCGGCTTGCTTGAGCTTGGCGATGATCGCCGAGAAGTCTTTGTCGCCAGCGTTGACACCTTCGAAGACAGCAACCTTGGTGCCTTTCTTCTCGAGAGTCGATTTCACGGCGGTGGCGATGCCTTCACCGTACTGCTGTTTGTCGTGCAGCACGCCAACCACTTTCGGTTTCACGTAATCGGCGATGTAGTTGCCGGCGGCAGGGCCCTGGGCGCTGTCGAGACCGATGGTGCGGAAGATCATTTTGTAGCCACGGGCGGTGATGTCCGGGCTGGTGGCAGCCGGGGTGATCATGATCACGCCTTCGTCTTCGTAGATGTCCGAAGCTGGTTGGGTGGAGCTGGAGCACAGGTGACCGACCACGAACTTGACGCCGTCGTTGACGACTTTGTTCGCTACCGCTACCGCTTGTTTCGGATCGCAGGCATCGTCGTATTCAACGGCTTCGAGTTTCTTGCCGTCGACGCCGCCCTTGGCGTTGATCTGCTCGATGGCCATTTTCGCGCCACTGAACTGCATGTCGCCGTACTGGGCTACTGGACCGGTTTTAGGGCCGGCGATACCGATTTTGATGGTGTCAGCTGCGAACGAATGGCTGGCAACCCCGGCCAGAACCATAGCGGCAAACAGTTTGGAAATCTGCTTAGTAGCCTTAGTCATAGTGCTCCACTCTTACTGTTGTATTTTTTAGAGTTCTGGCGCCGTAGCAGCAGAACCGGGTCAGATATCTTCGCGATACCCTCCGGAAAATGCCCCGGCAACTGTACCGGTACAGTGTAGAGCGCCGCTTGATCAACTGGGAAGCGGGCGCCACGGGGCAAAACTTGGAGGTGTCGCATTTTTGAATGAAAGAGACAGAATTGCGGCGAGGCAATCGGGGGCATATATCCCAAAAGGCAGCATTCCCTGGCGTTCCTGCTCTTTTCGTTCGGTGCAGCGATTTGCAACCGGGTTTTTCTGCCGGACCACCGACGTTATCATTCGCGTCGATTTCTTTTCCGGACAGCTCCCATGAATCAAGAACCTAGCACCCTCTATGCCAAGCTGCTTGGTGAAACGGCATCTATTACCTGGAAAGAGCTTGAGCCGTTCTTCGCCAAGGGTGCCCTATTGTGGGTCGACCCAGCGCTCGATTTGATTGCCGCCGCCGAGGCCGTGGCATTGGACGAAGGCGAGAAAGTCGCGGCCTGGCTGGCCGACGACAAGGTCGCCAAGCTGTCTGAAACGCGGGCGCTGGATATTTTCGAGCGTGATCCACAGCTGTGGGCCGTGGTGGTTTCGCCGTGGATTCTGATCCAGGAAAGGGCGGCCGTTTGATTGCCTGCACCCTTTTGGTGCCTCGATTGCCGAGCCGCAAGTGTGTAGCGGAGTAGCGTGATGGCACCTTGCCGTGGAGAAATGCCACGCCTCACGGTGACGTAAACGTAACGGGAACAGTTTATGGAGCGGCCTGAGGGTCGCTTAATTGTTTCTGGATGTTGGAAAGGCTGAAATCTTTAGTGAACTTGAAGACCCCATCGCTGGCAAGCCAGCTCCCACAGTGTCCGGGTGTACACAAATATTGTGAGCACCACAAAATCTGTGGGAGCTGGCTTGCCAGCGATTGGGGCGACTCGGTAGCGGATCAGACCGAGTAAGTCTTCCCGGTATGGTTATTCAGCGAAATCACCTTGGTCTTGCCGATCCGGTGGCGGTAGATCTCGCGCAGGTATTTGATCGACTTCTTCACGCAATCGCGCGACAGGCGAATGTCATTGATCGAGACAAACTTGTCCTTGTCGTTGATCAGCTCGCGATATTTCTTCTCGTACATCGGTTTGATCGCGTACCAGTTGGTATCGAGGATCTTCGCCGGGTTTTCGAATTCGTTGAGCAGGTCGTCGATCCGCTCCTC contains:
- a CDS encoding short chain dehydrogenase, with product MKILLIGAGGTIGSAVDKELSQRHEVIRIGRNSGDLQVDISDSTSIRKLFEQTGKFDALICAAGNVTFAALDEMTGDSFALGLKDKLMGQVNLLLIGREFANDGASFTFTTGVLSHDPIRSGASAALVNGALDSFVRAAAIELPRGLRVNSVSPTVLTEALGKYAPYFRGFKSVPAAEVALAYAKSVEGLQTGQTFHVG
- a CDS encoding DoxX family protein, whose product is MNAFILRVIALFEKIPHSLIALVARSSIAAVFWKSGQTKVEGLAVDLIDGTFELGWPRLADSTIPLFQSEYHLPLLSPEIAAHLAAFAEHVFPLLILLGLATRFSALALLGMTLTIQLFVYPDAYPTHGTWAAVLLYLMATGPGKLSIDHLFARRFAK
- a CDS encoding DNA-binding domain-containing protein; amino-acid sequence: MSTQADFAAALLNVQLPYPKGLCSRNGADPSRRFAVYRNNVQSSLINALADSYPVVQQLVGEEFFRAMAAIFVRGQPPQSPLMSRYGEDFADFIGQFEPIAGVPYVADVARLEHLRTLAYHAADAQPIRPEQVSTALADPQSLSELCFELHPSLHLLDSAYAVVAIWAAHQQEQSLAGIGLNQGQHALVLRNGLDVEVFALEPGASVFLHHLLQGSPLLAAAGNSPPFDLAQTLALLIAHNAITQLNYKELP
- a CDS encoding DUF692 domain-containing protein, which produces MFNQHEPSLPRTQAARSELPARAGLGLKNGHFLEVLGSVPDLGFFEVHAENYMVAGGPFHHFLGLIREQYPLSLHGVGLSIGGEGSLDSQHLKRLAELIERYQPQAFSEHLAWSSHGPVFLNDLLPLAYDTPTLNRVCTHIDQVQNTLKRPMLLENPATYLAFEHSTIDEPVFIAEVIRRSGCGLLLDVNNVYVSCINHQRDPLAYLDALPLHAVGEIHLAGFAEDCDNLGDRLLIDDHGAPIDQAVWNLYRRVLQRTGPMATLIERDNHVPAFDVLLAEAQQAEKLLRRAERAA
- a CDS encoding DUF2282 domain-containing protein → MTATTRTLSATALVLALGSALSIATVSTAQAADANMEKCFGVAMKGKNDCAAGAGTTCAGTAKMDYQANAWKLVPKGTCATTESKTSPTGFGQLEAFKAKS
- a CDS encoding ABC transporter ATP-binding protein, giving the protein MLQFENVSTFYGKIQALHSVNVEVRQGEIVTLIGANGAGKSTLLMTLCGSPQAHSGSIRYMGEELVGQDSSQIMRKSIAVVPEGRRVFARLTVEENLSMGGFFTDKGDYQEQMDKVLGLFPRLKERFNQRGGTMSGGEQQMLAIGRALMSKPKLLLLDEPSLGLAPIIIQQIFDIIEQLRKDGVTVFLVEQNANQALKIADRAYVLENGRVVMQGTGEALLTDPKVREAYLGG
- a CDS encoding high-affinity branched-chain amino acid ABC transporter permease LivM, which codes for MTRNLKQALFSALLVWAVAYPVLGLKLTIVGINLEVHNTSPAILATIAICSVLMFLRVLFNQQISKAWRSSPGMPLIPAKASNFLTLPTTQRYFIIALILIALVWPFFGSRGAVDIATLILIYVMLGLGLNIVVGLAGLLDLGYVGFYAVGAYSYALLSHYYGLSFWICLPIAGLMAATFGFLLGFPVLRLRGDYLAIVTLGFGEIIRLFLRNLTDITGGPNGISNIEKPTFFGLTFERKAAEGLQTFHEYFGLQYNSINKVIFLYLVALLLALAALFVINRLLRMPIGRAWEALREDEIACRALGLNPTVIKLSAFTLGAAFAGFAGSFFAARQGLVTPESFTFIESAIILAIVVLGGMGSQLGVILAAIVMILLPEMMREFSEYRMLMFGALMVLMMIWRPQGLLPMQRPHMELRK
- the livH gene encoding high-affinity branched-chain amino acid ABC transporter permease LivH — protein: MPDLYHFFQQLVNGLNVGSMYALIAIGYTMVYGIIGMINFAHGEVYMIGSYVAFIAIAGLTMMGLDSVPLLMTAAFIASIVVTSSYGYSIERIAYRPLRGSNRLIPLISAIGMSIFLQNTVLLAQDSKDKAIPNLIPGNFAFGPGGAQEVLISYMQIVVFVVTVIAMLGLTLFISRSRLGRACRACAEDIKMANLLGINTNNIIALTFVIGAALAAVAAVLLSMQYGVINPNAGFLVGLKAFTAAVLGGIGSIPGAMLGGLVLGVAEAFGADIFGDQYKDVVAFGLLVLVLLFRPTGILGRPEVEKV